The following are encoded in a window of Panicum virgatum strain AP13 chromosome 5N, P.virgatum_v5, whole genome shotgun sequence genomic DNA:
- the LOC120675269 gene encoding uncharacterized protein LOC120675269 has protein sequence AGAGGSGAAGASSCARDGAATGKAPAATVATTVKIVLRRKDAEALVARLNAQGARERKARMAELKGELRAVDCGASPASCWDAWRPRLAPIKEN, from the coding sequence gcaggagcaggaggaagCGGCGCGGCCGGGGCATCGTCGTGCGCCCGGGatggcgccgccaccggcaAGGCCCCGGCCGCCACGGTGGCGACGACGGTGAAGATCGTGCTGAGGAGGAAGGACGCGGAGGCGCTGGTGGCGAGGCTGAACGCGCAGGGCGCGCGGGAGCGCAAGGCCAGGATGGCCGAGCTCAAGGGCGAGCTCCGCGCTGTGGACTGCGGCGCCAGCCCGGCGTCGTGCTGGGACGCGTGGAGGCCGCGGCTCGCGCCGATAAAGGAGAACTAG